From one Pristis pectinata isolate sPriPec2 chromosome 14, sPriPec2.1.pri, whole genome shotgun sequence genomic stretch:
- the ptpn5 gene encoding tyrosine-protein phosphatase non-receptor type 5 → MVLSSSSPSLMFARGGMYATTGMIAENSRGSFKLPEGLLPLQQGLWDAGSCCPLLATAILGTVLTGSGILYCLKTVVRQFSTEARRQSMSRQPSFTYFEWPEEKTDEITEPVLKDLDQEDIEGQVFYQPEVDQSTLAVKPVGLQERRGSNVSLTLDMCTPGSEEADGEVLSPREQSAREYLQTASNLLTSQKLHERAMDSFTLQREFLEIPMNFVDPKEFDIPGFGLKNRYKTILPNPHSRVCLTIKSSEDPLSSYINANYIRGYGGEEKVYIATQGPIVNTVSDFWTMIWQERSTIVVMITNLEERNEKCTVYWPEYQANYQGIEVIVNDVLHEDDYSLRNMTLKDGFEERHLKHYWYTSWPDQKTPDNARPLLQLVQEVEEARMQAKKDSSGPVIVHCSAGIGRTGCFIATSICYRELKYAGVVDVLRTTCQLRIDRGGMIQTCEQYQFVHHALSLCERQLSQQAEE, encoded by the exons atggtgctcagctctTCCAGTCCCAGCTTGatgtttgccaggggtggaatgtacgcCACTACTGGGATGATCGCAGAGAACTCCCGTGGCAGTTTTAAACTGCCAGAA gGTCTGTTACCTCTGCAGCAAGGACTGTGGGATGCTGGGAGCTGTTGCCCTCTCTTGGCAACAGCTATACTGGGAACTGTGCTAACAGGGTCTGGG atCCTCTATTGTCTTAAAACTGTTGTCCGACAGTTCTCAACAGAGGCAAGACGCCAGTCGATGAGCCGGCAGCCCTCCTTCACCTACTTTGAATGGCCTGAGGAAAAAACAGATGAAATCACTGAACCAGTGCTCAAAGATCTAGATCAGGAAGACATTGAGGGCCAAGTCTTTTACCAGCCTGAGG TGGATCAGTCGACACTTGCTGTTAAACCAGTGGGACTTCAGGAGAG GAGAGGTTCAAACGTATCGCTGACCCTTGACATGTGCACACCAGGTAGTGAAGAAGCTGATGGAGAGGTGTTGTCACCCAGGGAACAGTCAGCACGGGAATACTTGCAAACAGCATCTAACCTACTCACTTCTCAGAAACTGCATGAGCGAGCCATGGACTCCTTCACACTCCAGAGAGAGTTCCTT GAAATACCAATGAATTTTGTTGATCCAAAGGAATTTGATATACCAGGCTTTGGATTGAAGAATCGCTATAAGACAATCCTACCAA atCCCCACAGCAGAGTGTGCCTTACTATTAAATCATCAGAGGATCCACTTAGCTCATACATTAATGCTAACTACATTAGG GGCTATGGAGGGGAGGAAAAGGTGTACATTGCTACTCAGGGACCAATTGTGAACACTGTGTCGGATTTCTGGACAATGATTTGGCAGGAAAGGTCAACCATTGTTGTCATGATTACAAACCTGGAGGAGAGGAATGAG AAATGTACAGTGTATTGGCCTGAGTATCAAGCCAATTATCAAGGAATCGAAGTCATTGTCAATGATGTTCTACATGAAGATGATTACAGTTTGAGAAACATGACCCTGAAG GATGGTTTTGAGGAACGACATTTAAAGCACTACTGGTACACATCCTGGCCAGATCAGAAGACACCAGACAATGCTCGACCACTATTACAGCTGGTCCAGGAAGTGGAAGAAGCTAGAATGCAAGCAAAGAAGGACAGTAGTGGACCAGTAATAGTCCATTGCAG TGCGGGCATTGGGAGAACAGGTTGTTTCATTGCCACCAGCATCTGTTACAGAGAGCTGAAGTATGCTGGCGTGGTTGATGTACTGAGGACAACTTGTCAGCTAAGGATAGACAG GGGAGGGATGATCCAGACATGTGAACAGTACCAGTTTGTGCACCATGCCCTGAGCTTGTGTGAGAGACAGTTATCCCAACAAGCAGAGGAATGA